Genomic DNA from Kluyveromyces lactis strain NRRL Y-1140 chromosome C complete sequence:
CAACAATGAAGTTATCCAAATGCATAATAATTACCAAAATATAACATAGCAATTTGTCCTCCCTCTGTGGATCGATAAAGAATGACTTATCTTTTGATCTACCAAATTGACCAGGTCTAGAGATGGTAAACCTTTCCAAAATGCCATTTAATAGGGCATCTGGAGGGTTGtttattctttccaataattTTGTCTTGTTGTTAACTCTTCTGTTATCGTACACCCCAGCCAAAAGTGATAAATAATATAGTAATTGCAATTTTTGCATTTGTGCTGCTTGTGTTAGAGTTGGCAACTTGTTAGCCAcatattgaaatttagTGTATGGGAAATATTCTAGCCTCTTTTCTGGGTCTTGCTCTTTCATGATACTGCCAACGCGAATAAATGACCATTCCTTTTTGGGTATTATGTTGTATAAAGGATAAATTTGTTCCACATCTGTTGCGTCTAAATCAGCCAACGGAGTTGGTCTATCAGAAGATACAGTTTCTTGCAGTTCTTCCTTTGAAGGCAGTTCTTTCGAAGCAGTCTTCACTGTGTCTACAATATCTATCGCAGAATCAACCAATTTGTCTGAATCAATACGGTTTCTTTCCATATCAGCAATGGCCTTCTTTGCCTTCTTAGTACCGAACGCCTCACCTAAAGCGTTTCTCATCAATGCAGCACGGACGTTAGCCTGTTTAATGTCAGGTCCCATTAGGTTCTTTCTAGATTTGGAAAGAACCTTGCTGGATACCAGTGGTGCCTTGTACAATTCTACAGACTTCGTGGCGGCATCATAAACACCAACAACATACTGAGAAGAATTAACAAAATCATCGTCAGTCTGACCTTCATATTCTAGTCTATCGTTTTCACCATGTAACACGTATTTGTCGctgttcttcttgttcttaTATAGCTCGAAGGTGGTATCTTTTGGTGCCTGGAAGCCCTTAAAGAAGCTACTTACAGCAACAGATGGTTCATCATGATAAGCTGAAACACCAACCTCAGTGAATGCACGTTTGGAACCCATCTCCACACTCTTAGTTACTACACAGTCAGCTTATTTCGGACCTTGGGATACCTTTCAATGATGTACTAATTTCCCAATATAGTTTGTGATCGATGCTTTacatctcatctcatcgcatatccaaaaatttttcgatcaaggaaaaagaaacaagagTCATGTGACCGAACCATTGGATTATTG
This window encodes:
- the RPA49 gene encoding DNA-directed RNA polymerase I subunit RPA49 (similar to uniprot|Q01080 Saccharomyces cerevisiae YNL248C RPA49 RNA polymerase I subunit A49); its protein translation is MGSKRAFTEVGVSAYHDEPSVAVSSFFKGFQAPKDTTFELYKNKKNSDKYVLHGENDRLEYEGQTDDDFVNSSQYVVGVYDAATKSVELYKAPLVSSKVLSKSRKNLMGPDIKQANVRAALMRNALGEAFGTKKAKKAIADMERNRIDSDKLVDSAIDIVDTVKTASKELPSKEELQETVSSDRPTPLADLDATDVEQIYPLYNIIPKKEWSFIRVGSIMKEQDPEKRLEYFPYTKFQYVANKLPTLTQAAQMQKLQLLYYLSLLAGVYDNRRVNNKTKLLERINNPPDALLNGILERFTISRPGQFGRSKDKSFFIDPQREDKLLCYILVIIMHLDNFIVEVPPLAQQLNLKPSKLVSLFKILGATVKGATVAQAEAFGIPKSSASTYKIATLKVPFKLPEMIRRGKGPRR